One genomic window of Pseudomonas sp. LFM046 includes the following:
- a CDS encoding iron-containing redox enzyme family protein — protein sequence MSFFERLQAETAAERDALFSVPVIREALAGQVSLEGYRAFLGQAYHHVRHTVPLMMACGARLPSRLEWLRGAVCEYIEEEYGHERWILNDIAACGGDAEAASRSRPSLPIELMVAYLYDLIARGNPVGLFGMVNVLEGTSIALATQAAGAIRGGLGLPATAFSYLSSHGDLDQDHMVTYRGLMDRLEDEDDQQAVIHAAKVVYQLYTEMFRGLPRAGEVSHATR from the coding sequence ATGAGTTTCTTCGAACGACTGCAAGCCGAGACCGCCGCGGAGCGGGACGCCCTGTTCAGCGTCCCGGTGATCCGCGAGGCCCTGGCGGGCCAGGTCAGCCTGGAGGGCTACCGCGCCTTCCTCGGCCAGGCCTACCACCACGTGCGCCACACCGTGCCGCTGATGATGGCCTGCGGCGCCCGCCTGCCGTCGCGGCTGGAATGGCTGCGTGGCGCCGTCTGCGAGTACATCGAAGAAGAGTACGGCCACGAGCGCTGGATCCTCAACGACATCGCCGCCTGTGGGGGCGATGCCGAAGCCGCCAGCCGCAGCCGCCCTTCCCTGCCCATCGAACTGATGGTCGCCTACCTGTACGACCTGATCGCCCGGGGCAACCCCGTGGGCCTGTTCGGCATGGTCAACGTGCTGGAAGGCACCAGCATCGCCCTGGCCACCCAAGCCGCCGGCGCCATCCGTGGAGGCCTCGGCCTGCCGGCGACCGCCTTCAGCTACCTGTCGTCCCATGGCGACCTGGACCAGGACCACATGGTCACCTACCGCGGCCTGATGGACCGCCTGGAAGACGAGGACGACCAGCAGGCCGTGATTCACGCCGCCAAGGTGGTCTACCAGCTCTACACCGAGATGTTCCGCGGCCTGCCCCGCGCCGGCGAGGTGAGCCATGCGACTCGCTGA
- a CDS encoding SDR family oxidoreductase → MRLADCRVLLTGASGGIGLALAEQLCARGAQVLAVSRHRDALAELLQHHPQQLSWIGADLRQAQGRQRILEAARAMGGINVLVNAAGVNRFAMLEQVDDGQIEEMLALNVTATLQLTRGLLPLLRQQQHGLVVNVGSIYGSIGYPGYAVYCASKFALRGFSEALRRELADTQVNVLYVAPRATRTSMNSQAAMALNAELKVGVDEPEQVARAVIAAVEKDLSELYLGWPEKFFVRLNGMLPGLVDRALHKQLPIIRRFSAAQHSKDHP, encoded by the coding sequence ATGCGACTCGCTGATTGCCGTGTCCTGCTCACTGGCGCCAGCGGCGGCATCGGCCTGGCCCTGGCCGAACAGCTCTGCGCCCGGGGTGCCCAGGTACTGGCGGTGAGCCGCCACCGCGATGCCCTGGCCGAACTGCTCCAGCACCATCCCCAGCAGTTGTCCTGGATCGGTGCCGACCTGCGCCAGGCCCAGGGACGCCAGCGGATACTGGAGGCCGCTCGCGCCATGGGCGGGATCAACGTGCTGGTGAACGCCGCCGGGGTGAACCGCTTCGCCATGCTGGAGCAGGTGGATGACGGCCAGATCGAGGAAATGCTGGCCCTCAACGTCACCGCCACCCTGCAACTGACCCGCGGCCTGCTGCCGCTGCTGCGCCAACAGCAGCACGGGCTGGTGGTCAACGTCGGCTCCATCTACGGCTCCATCGGCTACCCGGGCTACGCCGTCTACTGCGCCAGCAAGTTCGCCCTGCGCGGCTTCTCCGAAGCCCTGCGCCGCGAACTGGCGGACACCCAGGTGAACGTTCTCTACGTCGCCCCGCGCGCCACCCGCACCAGCATGAACAGCCAGGCCGCCATGGCGCTGAACGCTGAACTCAAGGTGGGTGTGGACGAGCCGGAACAGGTGGCCCGGGCGGTGATCGCCGCCGTCGAGAAAGACCTCAGTGAGCTCTACCTGGGCTGGCCGGAGAAATTCTTCGTCCGCCTCAACGGCATGCTGCCGGGCCTGGTGGACCGCGCCCTGCACAAGCAACTGCCGATCATCCGCCGCTTCAGCGCCGCCCAACACAGCAAGGACCACCCGTGA
- a CDS encoding AMP-binding protein, with protein sequence MQPEALRDILREYATRLPQPLALRGDTRRYTYAQLLAEVERRETLLRAEPEGVLALGLDNGPEALLWDLAALFSGRPCLTLPPFFSPQQRTHCLEQCHAALAVIDRDYADELTAAGFHAEGPFWRRTVSGPAALPGGTAKITYTSGTTGQPKGVCLGATALLQVAHELEIASRATAPAHYLAVLPMAVLLENLGVYAALLAGACVTLLPQRQMGIQGASGVDWPKLLATLVLSGAQSLILVPQLLLGLVTAIEQGHLSAAQFRFVAVGGARVSPDLLARAARVGLPVFEGYGLSECASVVCLNRPGTNRPGSVGQPLPHVQVRLAEDGEVEVSGSALLGYLGEAPFTGRWWPTGDVGEFDADGYLHLKGRKKHQFITSFGRNVNPDWVEAELTQRGVIAQAFVHGEGLPGNLALVWPLDPQCDLQTLADAVAGANAALPDYARIRAWHRLTTPFSSADGLLTSNGRLRREAILARYQGTLRELENEVRP encoded by the coding sequence ATGCAGCCTGAAGCCCTGCGCGACATCCTGCGGGAGTACGCCACCCGCCTTCCCCAGCCCCTCGCCCTGCGTGGCGACACCCGCCGCTACACCTACGCCCAGTTGCTGGCCGAGGTGGAGCGGCGCGAAACCCTGCTGCGCGCCGAACCCGAAGGTGTGCTCGCCCTCGGCCTGGACAACGGCCCCGAGGCACTGCTCTGGGATCTGGCCGCACTCTTCTCCGGGCGTCCCTGCCTGACCCTGCCGCCCTTCTTCAGTCCCCAGCAGCGCACCCATTGCCTGGAGCAATGCCACGCTGCACTGGCGGTGATCGACAGGGACTACGCGGACGAACTGACCGCCGCCGGCTTCCACGCGGAGGGCCCCTTCTGGCGCCGAACCGTCAGCGGCCCCGCTGCCCTGCCCGGCGGCACTGCCAAGATCACCTACACCTCCGGGACCACCGGCCAGCCCAAGGGGGTATGCCTCGGCGCCACCGCCCTGCTGCAGGTGGCCCATGAGCTGGAAATCGCCAGCCGCGCCACCGCGCCGGCCCACTACCTGGCGGTGCTGCCCATGGCGGTCCTGCTGGAAAACCTCGGGGTCTACGCCGCGCTGCTGGCCGGCGCCTGCGTCACCCTGCTGCCCCAACGGCAGATGGGCATCCAGGGCGCCAGCGGAGTCGACTGGCCGAAGCTGCTGGCCACCCTGGTCCTCAGCGGCGCCCAAAGCCTGATCCTGGTGCCGCAACTGCTGCTCGGCCTGGTGACCGCCATCGAGCAGGGCCACCTGAGCGCCGCACAGTTCCGCTTCGTCGCCGTGGGCGGCGCAAGGGTCTCCCCAGACTTGCTGGCCCGCGCGGCACGGGTCGGGCTGCCGGTGTTCGAAGGCTATGGCCTCTCCGAATGCGCATCGGTGGTCTGCCTCAACCGCCCCGGCACCAACCGCCCTGGCAGCGTCGGTCAGCCCCTGCCCCACGTGCAGGTCCGGTTGGCGGAAGACGGCGAAGTCGAAGTCAGCGGCTCCGCCCTGCTCGGCTACCTGGGCGAGGCGCCGTTCACCGGACGCTGGTGGCCCACCGGCGACGTGGGTGAGTTCGACGCCGATGGTTACCTGCACCTCAAGGGCCGCAAGAAACACCAGTTCATCACCAGCTTCGGCCGCAATGTGAACCCGGACTGGGTGGAGGCCGAGCTGACCCAGCGCGGCGTCATCGCCCAGGCCTTCGTCCACGGTGAAGGCCTGCCGGGCAACCTCGCCCTGGTCTGGCCGCTGGACCCGCAATGCGACCTGCAGACCCTGGCCGATGCCGTGGCCGGCGCCAATGCCGCGCTGCCCGACTATGCACGGATCAGGGCCTGGCACCGCCTGACCACCCCCTTCAGCAGCGCCGACGGGCTGCTCACCAGCAATGGCCGGCTGCGACGCGAGGCGATCCTCGCGCGCTACCAGGGCACCCTTCGCGAACTCGAAAACGAGGTACGACCATGA
- the rarD gene encoding EamA family transporter RarD encodes MFKGIALSVASSCAFAGLYYYATLLKPLTGEEIFGWRMLLTLPCVSLFLLLGREWQPVREIFIRIRQRPNLLLGLMGSSALLGVQQWLFLWAPINGRGLQVSLGYFLLPLTMLMVGVVFYRERLTWLQRAAGASALMGVSHELIQMGGFSWEALLVAFGFPAYFMLRRRLNTANLGGLWFDMLFTLPFACWFVLGQQGTVAQFEQAPRLVVLVIFLAVISAAAFMAYTTASRLLPFSLFGLLGYVEPVLMVVAALFIGERIASREWLTYIPIWLAVGLLALEGVRHIRGRARA; translated from the coding sequence GTGTTCAAAGGTATCGCCCTGTCCGTCGCATCGTCCTGCGCGTTCGCCGGTCTCTATTACTACGCCACGCTGCTCAAGCCGCTCACCGGTGAGGAAATCTTCGGCTGGCGCATGCTGCTCACCCTGCCGTGCGTGTCGCTGTTTCTGCTGCTAGGCCGGGAGTGGCAGCCGGTCAGGGAAATTTTCATCCGCATTCGGCAGCGTCCCAACCTGCTGCTCGGCCTGATGGGTAGCAGTGCTCTGCTCGGCGTGCAGCAATGGCTGTTCCTCTGGGCCCCCATCAACGGTCGGGGTCTACAGGTTTCCCTGGGGTACTTCCTGCTTCCGCTCACCATGCTGATGGTGGGGGTGGTCTTCTATCGGGAGAGGCTCACTTGGTTGCAGAGGGCCGCCGGCGCTTCTGCGCTGATGGGGGTCTCTCACGAGTTGATCCAGATGGGTGGCTTCTCCTGGGAGGCATTGCTGGTTGCGTTCGGCTTCCCGGCCTACTTCATGCTGCGTCGCAGGCTCAACACCGCCAACTTGGGGGGACTTTGGTTCGACATGCTGTTCACGCTGCCCTTTGCCTGCTGGTTCGTGCTGGGGCAACAGGGGACGGTCGCGCAATTCGAGCAGGCGCCTCGACTGGTCGTCCTGGTGATTTTCCTGGCGGTGATCAGCGCAGCGGCCTTCATGGCGTACACCACTGCCAGCCGTCTCCTTCCATTCAGCCTGTTCGGCTTGCTGGGTTATGTGGAGCCTGTGCTGATGGTGGTCGCCGCATTGTTCATCGGCGAACGAATCGCGTCCCGCGAGTGGCTGACCTATATACCCATCTGGCTTGCGGTGGGACTGCTGGCCCTGGAAGGCGTGCGGCATATTCGGGGCAGAGCCAGAGCGTGA
- a CDS encoding RNA methyltransferase encodes MKFDDIKKLHQKKYRAEFGHFLVEGEHLLLELQKAALKNPLLQRSQLYVTGAYEHWQSPFETHVISDRQMAQIADTKTPQGIIALVPMPATSAPVAASTDNERAIYLHEIQDPGNLGTILRTLAWFGHFRCLLSPGSVDPYNPKVVRSSMGAIFHAPMELDVELDSLRTRFERIACLDMKGDRVQSASFKTFDCYLFGNEARGVPREQLIALNAQPFTIPGCGAIESLNLAATVNMCVYELNR; translated from the coding sequence ATGAAATTCGATGACATTAAAAAGCTCCACCAGAAGAAATACCGGGCCGAGTTCGGTCATTTCCTGGTGGAGGGCGAACATCTGCTGCTGGAACTGCAGAAAGCGGCCTTGAAGAATCCGCTTCTGCAGCGCAGTCAGCTGTATGTAACCGGCGCCTACGAGCACTGGCAAAGCCCGTTTGAAACCCATGTGATCAGCGACCGCCAGATGGCGCAGATCGCCGACACCAAGACACCGCAGGGAATCATTGCGCTGGTGCCCATGCCGGCGACGAGCGCGCCGGTTGCTGCCTCCACGGATAACGAGCGCGCCATTTACCTGCATGAAATTCAGGACCCGGGCAATCTCGGGACCATTCTGCGTACGTTGGCGTGGTTCGGTCATTTTCGCTGCCTGCTCAGTCCCGGCAGCGTTGATCCGTATAACCCCAAAGTCGTGCGCTCCAGCATGGGCGCCATTTTTCATGCGCCCATGGAGCTGGATGTGGAATTGGATTCCCTGCGCACGCGCTTTGAACGCATCGCCTGCCTGGACATGAAGGGCGATCGCGTGCAATCCGCCAGTTTCAAGACCTTCGATTGCTACCTGTTCGGCAACGAAGCACGCGGCGTGCCCCGCGAGCAACTGATCGCACTCAACGCCCAGCCTTTTACGATTCCCGGTTGTGGCGCGATCGAATCGCTGAACCTGGCCGCGACGGTCAATATGTGCGTGTACGAATTGAACCGATAG
- a CDS encoding ATP-binding protein, producing the protein MTSLRDRTLWLVMVLLLIGTLLIVYINYRDSSHEVEEIYDAQLAQNARLLLGVMRMPLASAERDALYRAFNEALSHAEPRKIGHPYESKLAFHVWNREGDSLVQSASAPAFASVPQKPGFHDVQLGGHYWRGFALPDTEQGLLIWVGERSDVRQDLVQRIVRHTLVPNLVGVLILAALVWLAIGWGLKPLQNMARVIRSRHADSLAPLQIVPLPKELEPMQAAINRLLGQIEQMLQRERRFIGDAAHEMRTPLAVLRLHAQNALEATAEDQRTEALQFLTVGVDRLTRVVHQLLTMARVEPELARQKWQPLDLGTVVREHLAELTPLLLDKGLELALEVAEGDFHTTSDAAAIGIALQNLVTNATNFSPPGGEVKVSLLEDGRDACIVRVEDQGPGIDETLQERLFERFYSQDNPQGAGLGLAIVQMIASRLGGSISLRNREEGGLCADLKLPRRVLK; encoded by the coding sequence ATGACCTCATTGCGCGACCGCACCCTGTGGCTGGTGATGGTCCTGCTGCTGATCGGCACCCTGCTCATCGTCTACATCAACTACCGCGACAGCAGCCACGAGGTGGAAGAAATCTACGATGCTCAGCTGGCGCAGAACGCGCGCCTGCTGCTGGGGGTGATGCGCATGCCGCTGGCCAGCGCCGAGCGCGATGCGCTCTACCGGGCCTTCAACGAGGCCCTGAGCCACGCCGAGCCACGCAAGATCGGCCACCCCTACGAAAGCAAACTGGCCTTCCACGTCTGGAATCGTGAGGGCGACAGCCTGGTGCAATCGGCCAGCGCCCCGGCGTTCGCCTCCGTCCCGCAGAAGCCCGGTTTCCATGACGTCCAGCTGGGCGGCCACTACTGGCGTGGCTTCGCCCTGCCGGACACCGAACAGGGCCTGCTGATCTGGGTAGGCGAGCGCTCCGACGTGCGCCAGGACCTGGTGCAGCGCATCGTGCGCCACACCCTGGTGCCGAATCTGGTAGGCGTCCTCATCCTCGCCGCCCTCGTCTGGCTGGCCATCGGCTGGGGCCTGAAACCCCTGCAGAACATGGCGCGGGTGATCCGCAGCCGCCACGCCGACTCCCTTGCGCCCCTGCAGATCGTGCCGCTGCCCAAGGAACTGGAACCGATGCAGGCCGCAATCAACCGTCTTCTGGGGCAGATCGAGCAGATGCTCCAGCGCGAGCGTCGCTTTATCGGCGACGCCGCCCACGAGATGCGCACCCCGCTGGCGGTGCTGCGCCTGCACGCGCAGAACGCCCTGGAGGCCACGGCGGAGGACCAGCGCACCGAGGCCCTGCAATTCCTCACCGTGGGCGTCGACCGACTGACCCGTGTGGTCCACCAGTTGCTCACCATGGCGCGGGTGGAACCGGAACTGGCCCGGCAGAAATGGCAGCCGCTGGACCTGGGGACCGTTGTCCGCGAGCACCTGGCGGAGCTCACGCCACTGCTGCTGGACAAGGGCCTGGAACTGGCCCTGGAAGTGGCCGAGGGCGACTTCCACACCACCAGCGACGCCGCCGCCATCGGCATTGCCCTGCAGAACCTGGTGACCAACGCCACCAACTTCTCCCCACCGGGCGGCGAAGTGAAAGTGAGCCTGCTGGAGGACGGCCGGGACGCCTGCATCGTGCGGGTGGAGGATCAGGGTCCGGGCATCGATGAGACTCTACAAGAGCGCCTGTTCGAGCGCTTCTACAGCCAGGACAACCCCCAAGGTGCCGGCCTGGGCCTGGCCATCGTCCAGATGATCGCCAGCCGCCTGGGCGGCAGCATCAGCCTGCGCAACCGCGAAGAAGGCGGGCTATGCGCCGACCTGAAACTGCCCAGGCGGGTGTTGAAGTGA
- a CDS encoding adenosine-specific kinase, giving the protein MQLISVSIDKPEAINFIFGQTHFIKSVEDIHETLVGAVPGIRFGLAFCEASGKCLVRCSGTDDALLELARRNALAIGAGHSFIVFLGEGFYPVNVLNSLKLVPEVCRIYCATANPTEVILAETDQGRGVLGVVDGFRPKGAEGEEDVAWRKGLLRQIGYKL; this is encoded by the coding sequence ATGCAACTCATCAGCGTCAGCATCGACAAGCCGGAAGCGATCAACTTCATCTTCGGCCAGACCCACTTCATCAAGTCCGTCGAAGACATTCACGAAACCCTGGTGGGCGCCGTCCCCGGCATCCGCTTCGGCCTCGCCTTCTGCGAAGCCTCGGGCAAGTGCCTGGTGCGCTGCTCTGGCACCGACGACGCCCTGCTCGAACTGGCTCGCCGAAACGCCCTGGCCATCGGCGCCGGACACAGTTTCATCGTCTTCCTCGGGGAAGGCTTCTATCCGGTGAATGTGCTCAACAGCCTGAAGCTGGTGCCCGAGGTCTGCCGCATCTACTGCGCCACCGCCAACCCCACCGAGGTCATCCTCGCCGAGACCGACCAGGGGCGCGGCGTGCTGGGCGTGGTGGACGGTTTCCGGCCCAAGGGAGCCGAGGGAGAAGAGGACGTCGCCTGGCGCAAGGGGCTGCTGCGGCAGATCGGCTACAAGCTCTGA
- a CDS encoding NAD(P)/FAD-dependent oxidoreductase, with product MIRINELSLPLDHSADELRKAIVKRLGISDADLLNFTVFKRSYDARKKSSVILFIYIIDLEARDEAAILARFADDHNIRPAPDTQYYPVGEAPANLSERPVVVGFGPCGLFAALLLAQMGFKPIVLERGKDVRRRTKDTWALWRKKVLTPESNVQFGEGGAGLFSDGKLYSQIKDPKFYARKVMHEFVRAGAPSEIMYVSKPHIGTFRLTGVVSTMREEIIALGGEVRFESKVSDLLINDGQLEGVVLASGETIHSRHVVLALGHSSRDTFRMLHRQGVFIEAKPFAVGFRIEHPQGMIDEARLGKYAGHQELGAADYKVVYHAKNGRAVYSFCMCPGGTVVAATSEPERVVTNGMSQYSRNERNANAGIVVGINPEQDFPGGPLAGVEFQERLESRAYELGGSDYCAPAQLVGDFIRGVPSTEFGEVEPSYKPGVRLGDLALSLPDYAIEAIREALPAFGKQIRGFDRDDAVLTGIETRTSSPVRITRDHETLQSLNLRGLYPAGEGAGYAGGILSAGVDGIKVAEALAKSLLSEIQKTEEQPH from the coding sequence ATGATTCGCATCAACGAACTGTCTCTGCCCCTCGATCACTCCGCCGATGAATTGCGCAAGGCCATCGTCAAACGCCTGGGTATCAGCGACGCCGATCTGCTGAACTTCACCGTGTTCAAGCGCAGCTACGATGCCCGCAAGAAAAGCAGCGTCATTCTGTTCATCTACATCATCGATCTGGAGGCCCGCGACGAGGCGGCGATTCTGGCGCGCTTTGCCGATGACCACAATATCCGTCCGGCCCCGGACACCCAGTACTATCCAGTAGGAGAAGCGCCGGCCAATCTGAGCGAGCGGCCGGTGGTCGTGGGCTTTGGCCCTTGTGGATTGTTCGCGGCGCTGTTGCTCGCGCAGATGGGGTTCAAACCCATCGTGCTGGAGCGCGGCAAGGACGTGCGCAGGCGCACCAAGGATACCTGGGCGCTGTGGCGCAAGAAGGTCCTGACCCCGGAATCCAACGTGCAGTTCGGCGAAGGTGGTGCCGGCCTGTTCTCGGACGGCAAGCTCTACAGCCAGATCAAGGACCCGAAGTTCTACGCCCGCAAGGTCATGCACGAGTTTGTTCGCGCCGGCGCTCCGTCGGAGATCATGTACGTGAGCAAGCCGCATATCGGCACTTTCCGCCTCACCGGCGTGGTGTCCACCATGCGCGAGGAGATTATCGCCCTCGGCGGCGAGGTGCGATTTGAAAGCAAGGTGTCCGATCTGCTGATCAACGATGGCCAGCTCGAGGGTGTGGTGCTGGCCAGCGGCGAAACCATCCACAGTCGCCATGTTGTCCTGGCGCTGGGCCACAGCTCCCGCGATACCTTCCGTATGCTGCACCGACAGGGCGTGTTCATCGAGGCCAAGCCCTTTGCCGTGGGTTTTCGCATCGAACACCCGCAGGGCATGATCGACGAGGCCCGCCTGGGCAAGTACGCCGGCCACCAGGAGCTCGGCGCCGCCGACTACAAAGTCGTGTATCACGCCAAGAATGGCCGCGCCGTCTACAGCTTCTGCATGTGCCCCGGCGGCACTGTGGTGGCGGCTACGTCGGAGCCGGAGCGCGTCGTTACCAACGGCATGAGCCAGTACTCGCGCAACGAACGCAATGCGAATGCCGGCATCGTCGTCGGCATCAACCCGGAGCAGGACTTCCCGGGCGGCCCGCTGGCCGGTGTGGAATTCCAGGAGCGCCTGGAATCCCGTGCCTATGAATTGGGCGGCAGCGATTACTGTGCGCCCGCGCAATTGGTGGGCGACTTCATTCGCGGCGTGCCGTCGACCGAGTTTGGCGAGGTGGAACCCTCCTACAAACCCGGCGTTCGCCTGGGCGATCTGGCGCTCTCGCTGCCGGATTATGCGATCGAGGCCATCCGCGAGGCGCTGCCGGCGTTCGGCAAGCAGATTCGTGGTTTTGATCGCGATGACGCGGTGCTCACCGGCATCGAAACCCGCACCTCCTCCCCGGTCCGCATCACGCGCGACCACGAGACCTTGCAGAGCCTCAACCTGCGCGGCCTGTATCCGGCTGGTGAAGGCGCCGGTTATGCCGGTGGCATTCTGTCGGCGGGCGTGGACGGTATCAAAGTCGCCGAGGCCTTGGCCAAGTCGCTTCTGTCTGAAATCCAGAAGACCGAAGAGCAGCCCCACTGA
- a CDS encoding thermostable hemolysin has protein sequence MNSAEWNALFPFRFGQKSQEHYLALLQAGDSGRGAAEDFVHRRFFSAHHADIRQYMPELLSMRNYHGALSAVTGIRLAEQEPLFLEQYLEAPAEALIAGLTSRPVARSEVVEVGNLASINAGNARLIIVAVTWLLNLRGLEWVVFTGSPSLINSFRRLGLDPLLLGDADPERLSSGQQEWGTYYEQKPHVYTGNIRYGFEQLQRAGILARLGFPEDGGAAPHAA, from the coding sequence ATGAACAGCGCCGAGTGGAACGCCCTGTTTCCTTTCCGTTTCGGTCAAAAGTCTCAGGAACACTACCTGGCCCTGCTGCAGGCGGGAGACAGCGGACGTGGCGCCGCGGAGGACTTTGTCCACCGCCGGTTCTTCAGCGCCCACCACGCCGATATCCGCCAGTACATGCCCGAGCTGCTCAGCATGCGCAATTACCACGGTGCCCTCAGCGCCGTGACCGGCATCCGCCTTGCTGAACAGGAGCCGCTGTTCCTGGAGCAATACCTCGAAGCACCCGCCGAAGCCCTGATCGCCGGGCTGACATCCCGCCCCGTGGCAAGAAGCGAGGTGGTGGAAGTCGGCAACCTCGCGTCGATCAACGCCGGCAACGCGCGGCTGATCATCGTTGCCGTCACCTGGCTGCTGAACCTGCGCGGCCTGGAGTGGGTGGTGTTCACCGGCTCCCCATCGCTGATCAACAGCTTCCGCCGCCTCGGCCTGGACCCCCTGCTGCTGGGCGACGCCGACCCCGAGCGCCTGAGCTCAGGTCAGCAGGAATGGGGCACCTACTACGAGCAGAAGCCTCACGTGTACACCGGCAACATCCGCTACGGATTCGAGCAACTGCAGCGCGCCGGCATCCTCGCTCGCCTGGGCTTTCCGGAAGACGGAGGAGCGGCGCCCCATGCAGCCTGA
- the rlmE gene encoding 23S rRNA (uridine(2552)-2'-O)-methyltransferase RlmE, whose translation MKRSKSSRRWLDEHVNDPYVKRAQKDGLRSRASYKLIELNEKDKLIRPGMLVMDLGSAPGGWSQVAGGLVGEKGRVLASDILPMDPLDNVDFIQGDFTDDAVFQQILDKLAGRQPDLIVSDIAPNISGVAAADQASSMYLVELTLDMVRQVLKPNGNYVVKVFQGEGSDVFLKDVRTSFEKVVIRKPEASRPRSREVYLVAKGFRG comes from the coding sequence ATGAAACGATCCAAAAGCAGCCGCCGCTGGCTGGATGAACACGTCAACGATCCTTACGTCAAACGGGCTCAGAAGGATGGCTTGCGTTCCCGCGCCAGCTACAAGCTCATCGAGCTGAACGAGAAGGACAAACTGATCCGCCCCGGCATGCTGGTCATGGACCTTGGCTCCGCTCCCGGCGGCTGGTCGCAGGTGGCCGGAGGGCTCGTGGGGGAAAAGGGACGGGTTCTGGCCAGTGACATTCTGCCGATGGACCCGCTGGATAACGTCGATTTCATTCAAGGCGACTTCACCGACGACGCGGTGTTCCAGCAGATTCTCGACAAGCTCGCCGGCAGGCAGCCCGATCTGATCGTTTCCGACATCGCCCCCAATATCAGTGGCGTCGCTGCCGCCGATCAGGCCTCCTCGATGTACCTGGTCGAACTCACCCTCGACATGGTTCGGCAAGTGCTCAAACCCAATGGAAACTATGTGGTCAAGGTCTTTCAGGGCGAAGGCTCCGACGTCTTTCTGAAGGACGTTCGCACCTCATTCGAAAAGGTGGTGATACGCAAACCCGAGGCGTCGCGGCCGCGGTCGAGGGAGGTTTATCTGGTGGCAAAGGGGTTTAGAGGATAA
- a CDS encoding response regulator transcription factor, whose translation MRLLLVEDDNALGAGVRAGLRQEGYTIDWLMDGASALHALQTESFDLAILDLGLPRLDGIQVLQQLRAGGSTLPVLVLTARDATEDRITGLDAGADDYLVKPFDLNELKARLRALLRRSAGRPQVLIEHAGVVLDPASQQVSYQGNPVALTPKEYQLLHELLSQPGKVLTRERLVQTLYGWDEEAESNTLEVHIHHLRKKLSSDLIRTVRGIGYLVDGHP comes from the coding sequence ATGCGACTGCTCCTCGTCGAAGACGACAACGCCCTGGGGGCTGGTGTGCGCGCCGGTCTGCGCCAGGAGGGCTACACCATCGATTGGCTGATGGACGGTGCCAGCGCCCTGCACGCCCTGCAGACCGAATCGTTCGACCTTGCGATCCTCGACCTCGGCCTGCCACGCCTGGACGGCATCCAGGTGCTCCAGCAGCTGCGCGCCGGCGGCTCCACCCTGCCGGTGCTGGTGCTCACGGCCCGCGATGCCACCGAAGACCGCATCACGGGCCTGGACGCGGGCGCCGACGATTACCTGGTCAAGCCCTTCGACCTCAATGAACTCAAGGCCCGCCTGCGCGCCTTGCTGCGGCGCAGCGCTGGCCGGCCCCAGGTGCTGATCGAGCACGCCGGCGTGGTGCTCGACCCGGCCAGCCAGCAGGTCAGCTACCAGGGCAACCCGGTGGCCCTGACGCCCAAGGAGTACCAGCTGCTCCATGAACTGCTCTCGCAACCGGGCAAGGTGCTCACCCGGGAACGCCTGGTGCAGACCCTCTACGGCTGGGACGAGGAAGCCGAGAGCAACACCCTGGAAGTGCATATCCACCACCTGCGCAAGAAGCTCTCCAGCGACCTCATCCGCACCGTGCGTGGCATCGGCTACCTGGTGGACGGCCATCCATGA